The Stappia sp. genome window below encodes:
- the rpoB gene encoding DNA-directed RNA polymerase subunit beta produces the protein MAHTFNGRKRIRKIYGSIREVAAMPNLIEVQKASYDQFLQVDKPEAGRAEDGLEAVFRSVFPISDFAGTALLEFVSYEFEQPKYDVEECRQRGMTFAAPLKVTLRLIVFDVDEDTGAKSVKDIKEQDVYMGDMPFMTDNGTFIVNGTERVIVSQMHRSPGVFFDHDKGKTHSSGKLLFAARIIPYRGSWLDIEFDAKDIVHARIDRRRKIPVTSLLKALGLDGEEILNTFYKRIDYTRAGENAWRVAFDGNRLKGTKAGFDLIDADSGEVVVEAGRKITARTVRQLTEKGVTALKVVDEDLHGQYLAEDMVDPSTGEIYAEAGDELNEKVLGALLERGYDEIAVLDIDHVTTGAYIRNTLAVDKNESREDALFDIYRVMRPGEPPTLDTAEAMFASLFFDAERYDLSAVGRVKMNMRLDLQCEDTVRTLRKEDILAVITLLLDLRDGRGEIDDIDNLGNRRVRSVGELMENQYRVGLLRMERAIKERMSSVEIDTVMPQDLINAKPAAAAVREFFGSSQLSQFMDQTNPLSEVTHKRRLSALGPGGLTRERAGFEVRDVHPTHYGRICPIETPEGPNIGLINSLATFARINKYGFIESPYRKVKNGQVTAETVYLSAMEEAKYHIAQANAEIDDEGRFVNELITCRHAGENMLLPPERVEFMDVSPKQLVSVAASLIPFLENDDANRALMGSNMMRQAVPLVRAEAPFVGTGMEPVVARDSGAAIAARRTGVVDQVDATRIVIRATEELDPSKSGVDIYQLMKFQRSNQNTCINQRPLVRVGDEVRKGDIIADGPSTDLGDLALGRNVRVAFMPWNGYNFEDSILLSERIVRDDVFTSIHIEEFEVMARDTKLGPEEITRDIPNVSEEALKNLDEAGIVYIGAELKPGDILVGKITPKGESPMTPEEKLLRAIFGEKASDVRDTSLRLPPGVTGTVVEVRVFNRHGVEKDERAMAIEREEIERLAKDRDDEQAILDRNVYGRLAEMLLGKVAVAGPKQFKKNTEVTGDVLNEFPRSQWWQIAVEDEKLMSEVEALRGQYDESRKRLEQRFIDKVEKLQRGDELPPGVMKMVKVFVAVKRKIQPGDKMAGRHGNKGVVSKIKPIEDMPFLEDGEHVDIVLNPLGVPSRMNVGQILETHLGWACAGMGQRIGALYEEYKRSGQLDALRKEIVEVFADTTKSEPVADYDDESLLRLADQLKTGVPIATPVFDGAREPDIVRMLEQGGYKGSGQSTLFDGRTGEEFDRQVTVGYIYMLKLHHLVDDKIHARSIGPYSLVTQQPLGGKAQFGGQRFGEMEVWALEAYGAAYTLQEMLTVKSDDVAGRTKVYEAIVRGDDTFEAGIPESFNVLVKEMRSLGLNVELKDEQVPLTDETGVPAVDAAE, from the coding sequence ATGGCGCACACGTTCAACGGTCGCAAGCGGATCCGGAAAATCTACGGATCGATCCGCGAAGTCGCCGCGATGCCCAATCTCATCGAGGTCCAGAAGGCGTCCTACGACCAGTTCCTGCAGGTGGACAAGCCTGAGGCGGGGCGTGCCGAGGACGGGCTTGAGGCGGTGTTCAGGTCCGTCTTTCCGATCTCGGATTTCGCCGGGACCGCGCTTCTCGAGTTCGTGTCCTACGAGTTCGAACAGCCGAAGTACGATGTCGAGGAGTGCCGCCAGCGCGGCATGACCTTCGCCGCGCCGCTCAAGGTGACGCTGCGCCTCATCGTGTTCGACGTCGACGAGGACACGGGCGCCAAGTCGGTCAAGGACATCAAGGAGCAGGACGTCTACATGGGCGACATGCCCTTCATGACGGACAATGGCACCTTCATCGTCAACGGCACCGAGCGCGTGATCGTGTCGCAGATGCACCGCTCGCCGGGCGTGTTCTTCGACCACGACAAGGGCAAGACCCATTCGTCGGGCAAGCTGCTGTTCGCCGCGCGCATCATCCCCTATCGCGGGTCGTGGCTCGACATCGAGTTCGACGCGAAGGACATCGTGCACGCGCGCATCGACCGCCGCCGCAAGATCCCGGTGACGTCGCTCCTCAAGGCGCTCGGTCTCGACGGCGAGGAAATCCTCAACACCTTCTACAAGCGCATCGACTACACCCGCGCCGGCGAGAACGCCTGGCGCGTGGCCTTCGACGGCAACCGTCTGAAGGGCACCAAGGCCGGCTTCGACCTGATCGACGCCGACAGCGGCGAAGTGGTCGTCGAGGCCGGCCGCAAGATCACCGCGCGGACGGTGCGTCAGCTCACCGAGAAGGGCGTGACCGCGCTCAAGGTGGTCGACGAGGACCTGCACGGGCAGTATCTCGCGGAAGACATGGTCGATCCGTCCACGGGCGAGATCTACGCCGAGGCCGGCGACGAATTGAACGAGAAGGTGCTCGGCGCGCTTCTCGAGCGCGGCTACGACGAGATCGCCGTGCTCGACATCGATCACGTGACGACGGGTGCCTACATTCGCAACACGCTGGCCGTCGACAAGAACGAGAGCCGCGAGGACGCGCTGTTCGACATCTACCGGGTGATGCGCCCGGGCGAGCCGCCCACGCTCGACACGGCGGAGGCGATGTTCGCGTCGCTGTTCTTCGACGCCGAGCGCTACGACCTGTCGGCGGTCGGCCGCGTGAAGATGAACATGCGTCTCGACCTGCAGTGCGAGGACACCGTGCGCACGCTGCGCAAGGAGGACATCCTTGCCGTGATCACGCTGCTGCTCGATCTGCGCGACGGGCGCGGCGAGATCGACGACATCGACAACCTGGGCAACCGCCGGGTGCGCTCGGTCGGCGAGCTGATGGAAAATCAGTACCGCGTCGGTCTGCTGCGCATGGAGCGCGCCATCAAGGAGCGCATGTCCTCGGTCGAGATCGACACGGTGATGCCGCAGGATCTGATCAACGCGAAGCCGGCGGCCGCCGCCGTGCGCGAGTTCTTCGGATCCTCGCAGCTGTCGCAGTTCATGGACCAGACCAACCCGCTGTCGGAAGTGACCCACAAGCGGCGCCTGTCGGCGCTTGGCCCGGGCGGCCTGACGCGCGAGCGCGCCGGCTTCGAGGTGCGCGACGTGCACCCGACGCACTACGGCCGCATCTGCCCGATCGAGACGCCGGAAGGCCCGAACATCGGTCTGATCAACTCGCTGGCGACCTTCGCGCGGATCAACAAGTACGGCTTCATCGAAAGCCCGTACCGCAAGGTGAAGAACGGTCAGGTGACGGCCGAGACCGTCTATCTGTCGGCGATGGAAGAGGCGAAGTATCACATCGCCCAGGCCAACGCGGAGATCGACGACGAGGGCCGTTTCGTCAACGAGCTGATCACCTGCCGCCACGCGGGCGAGAACATGCTGCTGCCGCCCGAGCGGGTGGAGTTCATGGACGTGTCGCCGAAGCAGCTGGTGTCGGTCGCCGCCTCGCTCATTCCGTTCCTGGAGAACGATGACGCGAACCGCGCGCTGATGGGCTCGAACATGATGCGTCAGGCCGTGCCGCTGGTGCGTGCCGAGGCGCCGTTCGTCGGCACCGGCATGGAGCCGGTGGTGGCGCGCGATTCCGGCGCGGCCATCGCGGCGCGGCGCACGGGTGTGGTCGACCAGGTGGACGCGACGCGTATCGTCATCCGCGCGACCGAGGAACTCGATCCGTCGAAGTCCGGCGTCGACATCTACCAGCTGATGAAGTTCCAGCGCTCCAACCAGAACACCTGCATCAACCAGCGTCCGCTGGTGCGGGTGGGCGACGAGGTGCGCAAGGGCGACATCATCGCCGACGGCCCGTCGACGGATCTCGGCGATCTGGCGCTCGGCCGCAATGTGCGCGTCGCCTTCATGCCGTGGAACGGCTACAACTTCGAGGACTCCATCCTGCTGTCGGAGCGCATCGTGCGCGACGACGTGTTCACCTCCATCCACATCGAGGAATTCGAGGTGATGGCGCGTGACACGAAGCTCGGGCCGGAGGAAATCACGCGCGACATTCCCAACGTGTCGGAAGAAGCGCTGAAGAACCTCGACGAGGCCGGCATCGTCTACATCGGTGCCGAGCTGAAGCCGGGCGACATTCTCGTCGGCAAGATCACGCCGAAGGGCGAGAGCCCGATGACGCCGGAGGAAAAGCTCCTGCGCGCGATCTTCGGCGAGAAGGCCTCCGACGTGCGCGACACGTCGCTGCGGCTGCCGCCGGGCGTGACCGGCACGGTCGTCGAGGTGCGCGTCTTCAACCGCCACGGCGTGGAGAAGGACGAGCGCGCGATGGCGATCGAGCGCGAGGAAATCGAGCGTCTCGCCAAGGACCGCGACGACGAACAGGCGATCCTCGACCGCAACGTCTACGGCCGTCTGGCCGAGATGCTGCTGGGCAAGGTCGCCGTGGCCGGACCGAAGCAGTTCAAGAAGAACACCGAGGTCACCGGCGACGTCCTCAACGAGTTCCCGCGCTCGCAGTGGTGGCAGATCGCCGTCGAGGACGAGAAGCTGATGAGCGAAGTGGAAGCGCTTCGCGGTCAGTACGACGAGAGCCGCAAGCGTCTGGAACAGCGCTTCATCGACAAGGTGGAGAAGCTGCAGCGCGGCGACGAGCTGCCGCCGGGCGTGATGAAGATGGTCAAGGTCTTCGTCGCGGTGAAGCGCAAGATCCAGCCGGGCGACAAGATGGCCGGCCGCCACGGCAACAAGGGCGTGGTGTCCAAGATCAAGCCGATCGAGGACATGCCGTTCCTGGAAGACGGCGAGCACGTCGACATCGTGCTGAACCCGCTTGGCGTGCCGAGCCGCATGAACGTGGGGCAGATTCTCGAGACGCATCTCGGCTGGGCCTGCGCCGGCATGGGGCAGCGCATCGGGGCGCTCTACGAGGAGTACAAGCGGTCGGGTCAGCTGGACGCGCTGCGGAAGGAAATCGTGGAGGTCTTCGCCGATACGACGAAGAGCGAGCCGGTGGCCGACTATGACGACGAGTCGCTGCTGCGCCTCGCCGATCAGCTCAAGACCGGTGTCCCGATCGCGACCCCGGTCTTCGACGGCGCGCGCGAGCCGGACATCGTCCGGATGCTGGAGCAGGGCGGCTACAAGGGCTCCGGCCAGTCGACGCTGTTCGACGGGCGGACCGGCGAGGAATTCGACCGCCAGGTCACCGTGGGCTATATTTACATGCTCAAGCTGCACCATCTGGTCGACGACAAGATCCACGCCCGTTCGATCGGCCCCTACTCGCTGGTCACCCAGCAGCCGCTCGGCGGCAAGGCGCAGTTCGGCGGCCAGCGCTTCGGCGAGATGGAGGTCTGGGCGCTGGAAGCTTACGGCGCCGCCTACACCTTGCAGGAGATGCTGACGGTGAAGTCGGACGACGTGGCCGGCCGGACCAAGGTCTATGAAGCGATCGTGCGTGGCGACGACACGTTCGAGGCGGGCATTCCCGAAAGCTTCAACGTGCTCGTGAAGGAAATGCGCTCCCTCGGTCTCAATGTCGAGCTGAAGGACGAACAAGTGCCCCTGACGGACGAGACGGGGGTCCCGGCGGTCGACGCGGCGGAGTGA
- the rplL gene encoding 50S ribosomal protein L7/L12, giving the protein MADLEKIVEELSSLTVMEAAELSKMLEEKWGVSAAAPVAVAAAAGGGDAGAAAAEEKDEFDVILADAGAKKINVIKEVRAITGLGLKEAKDLVEGAPKPVKEGVAKDEAEELKKKLEEAGAKVELK; this is encoded by the coding sequence ATGGCTGATCTCGAAAAGATCGTTGAAGAACTCTCCTCGCTCACCGTCATGGAAGCGGCCGAGCTGTCCAAGATGCTCGAGGAGAAGTGGGGCGTGTCCGCCGCCGCTCCGGTCGCCGTCGCGGCTGCCGCCGGTGGTGGTGACGCGGGTGCCGCCGCGGCCGAGGAAAAGGATGAGTTCGACGTCATCCTGGCCGATGCGGGCGCCAAGAAGATCAACGTCATCAAGGAAGTGCGTGCCATCACCGGTCTTGGCCTGAAGGAAGCCAAGGACCTGGTCGAGGGCGCGCCGAAGCCGGTGAAGGAAGGCGTGGCCAAGGACGAGGCGGAAGAGCTGAAGAAGAAGCTCGAGGAAGCCGGCGCCAAGGTCGAGCTGAAGTAA
- the rplJ gene encoding 50S ribosomal protein L10 — translation MPAGGRDKPAALAAKRRWQVERAEKREFVASFNEVLQNTGVVVVAHYAGLSVADMTAYRAQVRAAGGSVKVAKNRLVKLALQGTELEHMADLFRGPTVIAYSDDPIAAAKATMAFAKTQEKLVVLGGALGATHLDANGVKALADMPSLDELRAKLVGMISTPATRIAQVVNAPAGQVARVLGAYAAKDEAA, via the coding sequence ATGCCTGCGGGCGGCAGAGACAAACCGGCGGCCCTGGCCGCCAAACGGAGATGGCAAGTGGAAAGAGCGGAGAAGCGCGAGTTCGTGGCGTCGTTCAACGAGGTGTTGCAGAACACCGGCGTTGTCGTCGTTGCGCACTATGCCGGTCTTTCGGTTGCGGACATGACGGCCTATCGGGCCCAGGTTCGCGCAGCCGGCGGATCGGTCAAAGTCGCCAAGAACCGTCTTGTGAAGCTTGCCCTTCAAGGCACCGAGCTCGAGCATATGGCGGACCTGTTCCGCGGACCGACCGTGATCGCCTATTCGGACGATCCGATCGCCGCGGCCAAGGCCACCATGGCTTTCGCCAAGACCCAGGAAAAGCTGGTGGTTCTTGGCGGTGCGCTCGGCGCGACGCATCTGGACGCGAACGGGGTGAAGGCGCTTGCCGACATGCCGTCGCTGGATGAGCTGCGGGCGAAGCTGGTGGGCATGATCTCCACCCCCGCGACGCGCATCGCTCAGGTCGTCAACGCACCGGCCGGGCAGGTTGCCCGCGTGCTCGGCGCGTATGCCGCGAAGGACGAAGCCGCATAA
- the rplA gene encoding 50S ribosomal protein L1, which produces MAKVGKRIRAAREGIDRNKLYPLDEALALVKDRATTKFDESVEIAINLGVDPRHADQMVRGVCVLPNGTGKTVRVAVFARGDKADEAKAAGADIVGAEELVAEVQSGKIDFDRCIATPDMMPLVGRLGKVLGPRGLMPNPKVGTVTPDVTSAINDAKGGAVQFRVEKAGIVHAGVGKTSFEADKLGENIKAIVDAIIKAKPTGAKGTYLKRVAISSTMGPGLKVDPSSITA; this is translated from the coding sequence ATGGCGAAGGTTGGAAAGCGCATCCGCGCCGCGCGCGAGGGCATCGACCGCAACAAGCTCTATCCGCTCGACGAGGCGCTCGCGCTCGTCAAGGACCGGGCGACCACGAAGTTCGACGAGAGCGTCGAGATCGCGATCAATCTGGGCGTCGACCCGCGTCATGCCGACCAGATGGTCCGCGGCGTCTGCGTGCTGCCGAACGGGACGGGCAAGACCGTCCGCGTCGCGGTGTTCGCGCGTGGCGACAAGGCGGATGAGGCCAAGGCCGCCGGGGCCGACATCGTCGGCGCCGAGGAGCTGGTCGCCGAAGTGCAGTCGGGCAAGATCGACTTCGATCGCTGCATCGCGACGCCGGACATGATGCCGCTGGTCGGCCGTCTCGGCAAGGTGCTGGGCCCGCGCGGCCTGATGCCGAACCCGAAGGTCGGCACGGTGACGCCGGACGTCACCTCGGCGATCAACGACGCCAAGGGCGGCGCCGTCCAGTTCCGCGTCGAGAAGGCGGGCATCGTGCATGCCGGCGTCGGCAAGACGTCCTTCGAGGCGGACAAGCTGGGCGAGAACATCAAGGCGATCGTCGACGCCATCATCAAGGCGAAGCCGACGGGCGCCAAGGGCACCTACCTCAAGCGGGTGGCGATTTCCTCGACCATGGGCCCGGGCCTGAAGGTCGATCCGTCGTCGATCACCGCCTGA
- the rplK gene encoding 50S ribosomal protein L11, with amino-acid sequence MAKKIEGYIKLQVPAGSATPSPPIGPALGQRGLNIMEFCKAFNAQTQDVEKGAPCPTVITYYSDRSFTFVVKTAPVSFFLKKASGLKSGHKTPGKGGFVGKVTRDQVREIAEAKMKDLNAVDVDAAMRMVEGSARSMGLEVTE; translated from the coding sequence ATGGCGAAGAAAATTGAAGGCTACATCAAGCTGCAGGTGCCGGCCGGCTCCGCGACTCCGTCGCCGCCGATCGGTCCGGCGCTTGGTCAGCGCGGCCTCAACATCATGGAGTTCTGCAAGGCGTTCAACGCGCAGACCCAGGATGTCGAGAAGGGCGCTCCGTGCCCGACCGTGATCACCTACTACTCGGACCGCTCCTTCACCTTCGTGGTGAAGACGGCCCCTGTCAGCTTCTTCCTGAAGAAGGCCTCCGGCCTGAAGTCGGGGCACAAGACGCCGGGCAAGGGCGGGTTCGTCGGCAAGGTCACCCGTGACCAGGTCCGCGAGATCGCGGAAGCCAAGATGAAGGACCTGAATGCCGTCGACGTCGACGCCGCGATGCGGATGGTCGAGGGTTCGGCGCGGTCCATGGGTCTCGAGGTCACGGAGTAA
- the nusG gene encoding transcription termination/antitermination protein NusG, which translates to MAKRWYIVHAYSNFEKKVAEAIREKAAQQGLEELFEEILVPTEKVVEVRRGRKVDAERKFFPGYVLVKMEMTNEAFHLIKNTPKVTGFLGSDQKPMPIPDAEAMRILHQVQEGVERPKPSVSFEIGEQVRVSDGPFASFSGHVEEVDDVRARLKVAVSIFGRATPVELEYGQVEKL; encoded by the coding sequence ATGGCCAAGCGTTGGTACATCGTGCACGCCTACTCGAATTTCGAGAAGAAGGTGGCGGAAGCGATTCGGGAAAAAGCGGCGCAGCAGGGACTTGAGGAGCTCTTCGAGGAGATTCTCGTCCCGACCGAGAAGGTCGTCGAAGTGCGTCGTGGCCGTAAGGTCGATGCGGAGCGCAAGTTCTTCCCCGGCTACGTGCTGGTGAAGATGGAGATGACCAACGAGGCGTTTCATCTCATCAAGAACACGCCGAAGGTGACCGGCTTCCTCGGCTCCGACCAGAAGCCGATGCCGATCCCGGACGCCGAGGCGATGCGCATCCTGCACCAGGTGCAGGAGGGCGTGGAGCGCCCGAAGCCGTCCGTCAGCTTCGAGATCGGCGAACAGGTGCGCGTGTCCGACGGTCCGTTCGCCTCCTTCTCCGGCCATGTGGAAGAGGTCGACGACGTGCGGGCCCGTCTGAAGGTCGCGGTGTCGATCTTCGGCCGCGCGACGCCGGTCGAGCTGGAATACGGGCAGGTCGAGAAGCTCTGA
- the secE gene encoding preprotein translocase subunit SecE: MAKTNPFTFIQQVRSETSKVTWPTRRETAVTTVMVFVMVFLAAIFFLLADWLMGQGIGLLLGLAG, encoded by the coding sequence ATGGCGAAGACAAATCCTTTCACGTTCATCCAGCAGGTGCGTTCGGAAACGTCCAAGGTGACCTGGCCGACGCGTCGGGAAACCGCGGTGACCACCGTCATGGTGTTCGTCATGGTGTTTCTTGCCGCCATCTTCTTTCTGCTCGCCGACTGGCTGATGGGCCAGGGAATCGGCTTGCTTCTGGGTCTTGCCGGCTAG
- the tuf gene encoding elongation factor Tu, with protein MAKAKFERTKPHVNIGTIGHVDHGKTTLTAAITKSFGDFKAYDEIDGAPEERARGITISTAHVEYETENRHYAHVDCPGHADYVKNMITGAAQMDGAILVCSAADGPMPQTREHILLARQVGVPALVVFLNKVDQVDDEELLELVEMEVRELLSSYEFPGDDIPIVAGSALAALEGRDANIGEEKIKELMAAVDDYIPTPERPKDLPFLMPIEDVFSISGRGTVVTGRVERGVVKVGEEVEIVGIRDTKKTTVTGVEMFRKLLDQGEAGDNIGALIRGIGREDVERGQVLCKPGSVTPHTKFKAEAYILTKEEGGRHTPFFTNYRPQFYFRTTDVTGVVTLPEGTEMVMPGDNVSVDVELIVPIAMEEGLRFAIREGGRTVGAGVVAKIVE; from the coding sequence ATGGCGAAAGCAAAGTTTGAGCGGACGAAGCCGCACGTGAACATTGGCACGATCGGCCACGTCGACCATGGCAAGACGACGCTGACGGCGGCGATCACGAAGTCGTTCGGCGACTTCAAGGCCTACGACGAGATCGACGGCGCGCCGGAAGAGCGGGCGCGCGGCATCACGATCTCGACGGCGCACGTGGAGTACGAGACGGAGAACCGTCACTACGCGCACGTCGACTGCCCGGGTCACGCCGACTACGTGAAGAACATGATCACCGGTGCGGCGCAGATGGACGGCGCGATCCTGGTGTGCTCGGCCGCTGACGGCCCGATGCCGCAGACGCGCGAGCACATCCTGCTCGCTCGCCAGGTCGGCGTTCCGGCGCTGGTGGTATTCCTGAACAAGGTCGACCAGGTGGACGACGAGGAGCTGCTGGAGCTCGTCGAGATGGAAGTGCGCGAGCTTCTGTCGTCCTACGAGTTCCCGGGCGACGACATTCCGATCGTGGCCGGCTCGGCGCTTGCCGCGCTCGAGGGCCGCGACGCCAACATCGGCGAAGAGAAGATCAAGGAGCTGATGGCGGCCGTGGATGACTACATCCCGACCCCGGAGCGTCCGAAGGATCTTCCGTTCCTGATGCCGATCGAGGACGTGTTCTCGATCTCCGGCCGTGGCACGGTGGTGACCGGCCGCGTGGAGCGCGGCGTCGTGAAGGTGGGCGAGGAAGTCGAGATCGTCGGCATCCGCGACACCAAGAAGACGACGGTGACGGGCGTTGAGATGTTCCGCAAGCTGCTCGATCAGGGCGAGGCGGGCGACAACATCGGCGCGCTGATCCGCGGCATCGGCCGCGAGGACGTGGAGCGCGGCCAGGTGCTGTGCAAGCCGGGTTCGGTGACGCCGCACACGAAGTTCAAGGCCGAGGCCTACATCCTGACGAAGGAAGAGGGCGGCCGTCATACGCCGTTCTTCACCAACTACCGTCCGCAGTTCTACTTCCGCACGACGGATGTGACGGGCGTGGTGACGCTTCCCGAGGGCACGGAAATGGTGATGCCGGGCGACAATGTGTCGGTCGACGTCGAGCTGATCGTGCCGATCGCGATGGAAGAAGGCCTGCGCTTCGCGATCCGCGAGGGCGGCCGCACCGTGGGTGCCGGCGTCGTCGCGAAAATCGTCGAGTAA
- a CDS encoding RNA methyltransferase, with protein sequence MTRSAKPPSARLPRGPHRGRKPAGRFADPADAGPLRLYGLHTVEAAFRNPARRRHRLYATENALRRLTERDIAPDVPVEILPPRKLDQMVGRDAVHQGVVLEADPLPAYGAEDLSRARMVLALDQVTDPHNVGAILRSAVALGADAVVTTERHAPEEGPVLAKSASGALDMIRHVRVKNMARFVGEMRAAGFRAVALDSAGPARLEDTELGDRVLLVLGSEGKGVRQGVREACDALARLDMPGEIASLNVSNAAVLSLYIVRQALFRGTATGS encoded by the coding sequence ATGACCCGATCCGCCAAACCGCCATCTGCCAGACTGCCGCGCGGCCCCCACAGGGGCCGTAAGCCGGCGGGCCGCTTTGCCGACCCGGCCGACGCAGGTCCCTTGCGGCTCTACGGCCTGCACACGGTGGAGGCCGCCTTCCGCAATCCCGCGCGCCGGCGCCATCGCCTCTATGCGACGGAAAACGCCCTGCGCCGGCTCACCGAACGCGACATCGCGCCCGACGTGCCGGTCGAAATCCTGCCGCCGCGCAAGCTCGACCAGATGGTCGGCCGCGACGCGGTGCATCAGGGCGTGGTGCTGGAAGCCGATCCCCTGCCCGCCTACGGCGCGGAGGATCTGTCCCGCGCGCGCATGGTGCTGGCGCTCGATCAGGTCACCGATCCGCACAATGTCGGCGCGATCCTGCGCTCCGCCGTGGCGCTCGGCGCCGATGCGGTCGTCACCACCGAGCGCCATGCGCCCGAGGAGGGCCCGGTGCTCGCCAAATCCGCCTCCGGCGCGCTCGACATGATCCGCCACGTGCGGGTGAAGAACATGGCCCGTTTCGTCGGCGAGATGCGCGCGGCCGGCTTTCGCGCGGTGGCGCTCGACAGCGCCGGACCGGCGCGTCTGGAGGACACGGAGCTCGGCGACCGGGTGCTTCTGGTGCTCGGCTCGGAAGGCAAGGGCGTGCGCCAAGGCGTGCGCGAGGCCTGCGACGCGCTGGCCCGCCTCGACATGCCGGGCGAGATCGCCTCGCTCAACGTGTCCAACGCCGCCGTCCTGTCGCTCTACATCGTGCGCCAGGCGCTTTTCCGCGGCACCGCGACCGGGTCCTGA
- a CDS encoding orotate phosphoribosyltransferase, translated as MLPTGFPDPALVARQTAKMLLEVQAVHFRADEPYKLTSGLASPVYIDCRKLISYPRLRATLMDFATARILAEVGFESLDAVAGGETAGIPFSAWIAERMGLPMQYVRKKPKGFGRDAQIEGVLNEGDRVLLVEDLTTDGGSKVKFAKALRAAGARVDHTIVLFFYDIFPETHDAMAREGLTLHYLATWRDVLAEARAGAHFPQATLDAVEAFLADPLGWSGAHGGISEFAV; from the coding sequence ATGCTCCCGACCGGTTTCCCCGATCCCGCCCTTGTCGCGCGCCAGACCGCGAAGATGCTGCTCGAGGTCCAGGCCGTGCATTTTCGCGCCGACGAGCCCTACAAGCTGACGTCCGGTCTCGCGAGCCCGGTCTATATCGACTGCCGCAAGCTGATTTCCTACCCGCGCCTGCGGGCCACGCTGATGGATTTCGCCACCGCGCGCATTCTCGCCGAGGTCGGCTTCGAATCGCTTGACGCGGTCGCGGGCGGCGAGACCGCCGGCATCCCCTTCTCGGCCTGGATCGCCGAGCGCATGGGCCTGCCCATGCAGTATGTGCGCAAGAAGCCCAAGGGGTTTGGCCGCGACGCGCAGATCGAGGGCGTGCTCAACGAGGGCGACCGGGTGCTGCTGGTCGAGGATCTCACCACCGACGGCGGCAGCAAGGTGAAATTCGCCAAGGCGCTGCGCGCCGCCGGGGCCCGGGTCGATCACACCATCGTGCTGTTCTTCTACGATATTTTCCCCGAAACGCATGACGCCATGGCCCGCGAGGGGCTGACGCTGCACTATCTGGCGACCTGGCGCGACGTGCTCGCCGAGGCCCGCGCCGGGGCGCATTTTCCGCAAGCCACGCTCGACGCCGTCGAAGCCTTCCTCGCCGACCCGCTCGGCTGGTCCGGCGCGCACGGCGGGATCTCCGAATTTGCCGTCTGA
- a CDS encoding cytochrome c, with translation MLKMCIRGLAVAMPLALAAGPAAADPIDTRQQLMKSVGAATGTLGKMIKGETEYDAALASMAMRVLFAAPAGFVTMFPDGTQTGGDTEAAPAIWEDRAGFEKVAADMQMAAGAAIPAAGESLDALKGAFGSVAQNCKACHEDYRVSKN, from the coding sequence ATGCTGAAGATGTGCATTCGCGGCCTCGCCGTCGCCATGCCGCTTGCCCTGGCCGCCGGTCCGGCTGCGGCGGACCCCATCGACACCCGCCAGCAGCTGATGAAATCCGTCGGCGCGGCAACCGGCACGCTCGGCAAGATGATCAAGGGCGAGACGGAGTATGACGCGGCACTCGCCAGCATGGCCATGCGCGTGCTCTTCGCCGCGCCGGCCGGCTTCGTGACCATGTTCCCGGACGGCACGCAGACCGGCGGCGACACCGAGGCCGCGCCCGCCATCTGGGAGGACCGGGCCGGCTTCGAGAAGGTCGCGGCCGACATGCAGATGGCGGCCGGCGCCGCGATCCCGGCCGCCGGCGAAAGCCTCGACGCCCTGAAGGGCGCCTTCGGATCGGTCGCGCAGAACTGCAAGGCCTGCCACGAGGACTACCGCGTCTCGAAGAACTGA